GTTCGCGCTGCCGAACTGGTAGTCGAAGAGATCAATGCCAAGGGTGGCGTTCTTGGCCGGCCAGTGGAACTCCTTATCGAGGACGATGTATGTAAACCTGAAGTGGCTACCAATACCGCCACCAAGCTGGTTTCCGACGGGGCCGTTGTCGTTGTGGGGCACGTTTGTTCAGGGGCCACCAAGGCGGCTCTCGGGATCTACAACGATGCCGGTGTTATCGTCATGTCCCCGTCCGCTACAAATCCGGATCTGACCCAGAGTGGTGACTATCCCAACTTCTACCGCACTATCGCTTCAGATGACCTGCAGGCCAAGCTGGGAGTTGATTACACCGTTAACACACTGGGGGCCAAGAAGGTTGCAGTCCTTCACGACAAAGGTGACTACGGCAAAGGATACGCCGAGTTTGCCAAGAAATACCTGGAGGAGATGCCTGGAGTCGAGGTAACCCTGTTTGAGGGAGTCACCCCCGGGGCCGTCGATTACAGCGCCATCGTTCAGAAGGTAGGACAGTCTGGTGCCGAGGCAGTCGTTTACGGTGGATACCATCCTGAGGCCTCCAAGATCGTCACCCAGATGAAGAAGAAGAAGATGGACATCTTTTTCGTTTCAGACGACGGTGTTAAGGATGTGACTTTCATCAAGGTCGCGGGCGATTACGCTGAGGGTGTATACGCTTCCGGCCCCATGGATGTTTCCGATCTGCC
The nucleotide sequence above comes from bacterium. Encoded proteins:
- a CDS encoding branched-chain amino acid ABC transporter substrate-binding protein: MMVMALMITGCSKKEEPVQAIKVGVAGPHSGDLASYGIPTVRAAELVVEEINAKGGVLGRPVELLIEDDVCKPEVATNTATKLVSDGAVVVVGHVCSGATKAALGIYNDAGVIVMSPSATNPDLTQSGDYPNFYRTIASDDLQAKLGVDYTVNTLGAKKVAVLHDKGDYGKGYAEFAKKYLEEMPGVEVTLFEGVTPGAVDYSAIVQKVGQSGAEAVVYGGYHPEASKIVTQMKKKKMDIFFVSDDGVKDVTFIKVAGDYAEGVYASGPMDVSDLPMYQKAVEAHKAKYGEEPGAFFKEGYAATIALLNAIEKAGSTESAAIEKVLRSQFVDTSVGNISFDAKGDAIGVGFSMYKVVNGEYVEQK